GTTGCCATCTGGGGCTTACGGCTTTCAATTTACCTCTTCTGGCGCAACTGGGGCAAAGGAGAGGATTTCCGGTACAAGGAATTCAGAAAAAACTTTGGAGAGCTTCGCTATTGGTGGTTCAGTTTCTTCCAGGTATTCCTCCTGCAGGGGTTTTTGCTGTGGCTCATTTCCGCGCCGTTGCTTGGAGCAATGCATTTTGGCGCCGGTGGAAACATAAATCTATTCGATTGGTTAGCAATTATTGTCTGGATCGTTGGGTTTATGTTTGAAGCCGGAGGAGATTTTCAACTGGCCAGGTTTAAAGCCAATCCTATAAACAAAGGAAAAGTGCTGAATAAGGGATTCTGGAAGTACACGCGGCATCCCAATTACTTTGGCGATTCTGCGGTTTGGTGGGGGTACGGACTGTTTTCCATTGCTGCAGGATGCTACCTTGCAGTTCTTGGATCAATCCTGATGACTGCACTCATCATTAAAATTTCAGGTGTTGCACTTCTCGAACGCTCGCTGAAAGATAAAAAGCCCGAATACATAGACTACATCAACAAAACCAGCGCTTTTATTCCGTGGTTCCCAAAAAAATCTGTTTAACTTTTGTCTTAATTTATCAGATAAAAATTAAACAAAACGATTCATTGTGATGTTAGTATCTGAAAATTAGTGTGAAATGAAATTTGAAGTATTCAATCTTACCATCAGTGTGTGGCT
The genomic region above belongs to Bacteroidales bacterium and contains:
- a CDS encoding DUF1295 domain-containing protein, with the translated sequence VIMILMTSVWIASVFLKNASIVDPFWGLGFVVVSAFYFLQVDEISARSVIIMILVAIWGLRLSIYLFWRNWGKGEDFRYKEFRKNFGELRYWWFSFFQVFLLQGFLLWLISAPLLGAMHFGAGGNINLFDWLAIIVWIVGFMFEAGGDFQLARFKANPINKGKVLNKGFWKYTRHPNYFGDSAVWWGYGLFSIAAGCYLAVLGSILMTALIIKISGVALLERSLKDKKPEYIDYINKTSAFIPWFPKKSV